In one window of Streptomyces griseus subsp. griseus DNA:
- a CDS encoding DUF503 domain-containing protein — translation MYVGTLSFDLLLGDVRSLKEKRSVVRPIVAELQRKYAVSAAETGGQDLHRRAEIGLAVVSGDTGHLTDVLDRCERLVAARPEVELLSVRRRLHGDED, via the coding sequence ATGTATGTGGGGACCCTGTCCTTCGACCTGCTCCTCGGCGACGTACGGTCGTTGAAGGAGAAACGCTCCGTCGTCCGTCCGATCGTCGCCGAACTCCAGCGCAAGTACGCGGTGAGTGCGGCGGAGACCGGCGGGCAGGATCTCCACCGCAGGGCCGAGATCGGCCTCGCCGTGGTCTCCGGTGACACCGGACACCTGACGGACGTGCTGGACCGGTGCGAGCGGCTGGTGGCCGCCCGCCCCGAGGTGGAGCTGCTCTCGGTGAGACGGCGGCTGCACGGTGACGAAGACTGA
- the rbfA gene encoding 30S ribosome-binding factor RbfA — MTDNARARKLADRIQVVVAETLDRRIKDPRLGFVTITDARVTGDLREATVFYTVYGDDEERAASAAALESAKGVLRSEVGRQTGVRFTPSLAFVPDALPDNARTIEDLLDKARAKDAEVREVSTGAKYAGDADPYRKPEDEDDEADAPADKNEGPASA; from the coding sequence GTGACCGACAACGCGCGGGCCCGCAAGCTGGCCGATCGCATCCAGGTCGTGGTCGCGGAGACCCTGGACCGGCGAATCAAGGATCCGCGGCTGGGATTCGTGACGATCACGGACGCCCGGGTCACCGGCGACCTGCGGGAGGCCACGGTCTTCTACACGGTCTACGGCGACGACGAGGAGCGCGCGGCCTCCGCCGCGGCGCTGGAGAGCGCCAAGGGCGTCCTCCGCTCCGAGGTCGGCCGGCAGACCGGGGTCCGGTTCACGCCGAGCCTGGCCTTTGTCCCGGACGCCCTCCCGGACAACGCCCGCACCATCGAGGACCTCCTCGACAAGGCGCGGGCCAAGGACGCGGAGGTGCGCGAGGTCTCCACGGGCGCGAAGTACGCCGGCGACGCCGACCCGTACCGCAAGCCCGAGGACGAGGACGACGAGGCCGACGCCCCCGCCGACAAGAACGAGGGTCCCGCCTCCGCATGA
- the truB gene encoding tRNA pseudouridine(55) synthase TruB: MTEQTTTPDGLVIVDKPSGFTSHDVVAKMRGIARTRRVGHAGTLDPMATGVLVLGVQRATKLLGHLALTEKEYLGTIRLGQDTVTDDAEGEITSSTDASGVTREGIDAGVAALTGAIMQVPSKVSAIKIDGKRSYARVRGGEEFEIPARPVTVSSFRVHDVREAVAEDGTPVVDLVVSVVCSSGTYIRALARDLGAGLGVGGHLTALRRTRVGPYGLDAARTLDQHQEELTVMPVADAAASAFPRWDVDEKRAKLLLNGVRLDMPAYPPGPVGVFGPDGAFLVLVEEEKGKAKSLAVFA; this comes from the coding sequence ATGACCGAGCAGACCACCACGCCGGACGGCCTTGTCATCGTCGACAAGCCGTCCGGCTTCACTTCGCACGACGTCGTGGCCAAGATGCGCGGCATCGCCCGCACCCGCCGCGTCGGCCACGCCGGGACCCTGGACCCGATGGCGACCGGAGTCCTCGTGCTCGGCGTCCAGCGGGCCACCAAGCTCCTCGGCCACCTCGCGCTGACCGAGAAGGAGTACCTGGGCACCATCCGGCTCGGCCAGGACACCGTCACCGACGACGCCGAGGGCGAGATCACCTCCTCCACCGACGCGTCGGGCGTTACCCGTGAGGGCATCGACGCCGGGGTGGCCGCGCTGACCGGCGCGATCATGCAGGTCCCGTCCAAGGTCAGCGCCATCAAGATCGACGGCAAGCGTTCCTACGCGCGGGTGCGCGGCGGTGAGGAGTTCGAGATCCCGGCCCGCCCGGTGACCGTCTCCTCCTTCCGTGTCCACGACGTCCGCGAGGCCGTCGCCGAGGACGGCACCCCGGTCGTGGACCTGGTCGTCTCGGTCGTCTGCTCCTCGGGGACGTACATCCGCGCGCTGGCCCGGGACCTCGGTGCCGGGCTCGGCGTCGGCGGCCATCTGACCGCCCTGCGCCGCACCCGCGTCGGGCCGTACGGACTGGACGCGGCCCGCACCCTGGACCAGCACCAGGAGGAGCTGACGGTGATGCCGGTCGCCGACGCGGCCGCCTCCGCCTTCCCGCGCTGGGACGTGGACGAGAAGCGCGCCAAGCTGCTCCTGAACGGCGTACGGCTGGACATGCCCGCCTACCCGCCGGGGCCGGTCGGGGTCTTCGGGCCCGACGGAGCCTTCCTCGTGCTCGTGGAGGAGGAGAAGGGCAAGGCCAAGAGCCTCGCCGTCTTCGCCTGA